The DNA sequence GGTGAACTGCGACCGAACTTCTGCGGTCTTGTCGATGGTCGGGTTCAGCGCGTAGTTGTTGTCCATGACGCCGTTGGCGAACTCGCCGATGTCGGCGATAGCATCGTCGTCGGTGAACGTCGCCGACGCGGAGGCAGTCAGGTGCGGTGGACGGTAGTCCTGGTCTTGCAGGGCCTGTGCGAGGAGCACACCGCCGGCGACGTACGTCGTGGCGATGATGGTGTCGGGGTCGGCGCTGCGGAGTTTCGAGACTTGCGTGTTGGCGTTCGACGCGCCGAACTCGATAGCCGTCTCCTCGACGATTTCGACGTTCTGCTGCGGGAGGAACTCCCGGAGACTGTCGCGAATCGCCTGCCCGTAACTGTTGTTGATGTAGAACAGACCCGCCGTGTCGATGGTGCCGCCACCGTCACGGATGACCTGTGGAACGAGGTCCGCGTAGTCGCTCGCCAGACGGCGCGCCGGTGGTTGTGGGCGGTAGACGTAGTTGAACCCACGACCCTGAATGATGTTGTCCGCCGCCGCGATGGAGACGACGAACGGAACACCCTGTCGCTCGGCGACCTGTGTCGCCGCCGTCGTCACCGGCGAGGAGTAACACCCGGTGAGGACGTGTGCCCCGTCGCTGAGCAGTTCTTCGCTCACTTGACCGCCGAGTTCCTGTTTCCCTTG is a window from the Haloferax litoreum genome containing:
- a CDS encoding ABC transporter substrate-binding protein; the encoded protein is MGKTLKSSTSNRRRFLKATGASVAALTLAGCTSDDAGGSGGGSGGDSGGDSGGSGGDQGTTTGTPEQSVEEIIIGSNHPLSGGLAATGVGMSNAIKLAAMRKNEEGGIESLGGAQVKVIEGDNQGKQELGGQVSEELLSDGAHVLTGCYSSPVTTAATQVAERQGVPFVVSIAAADNIIQGRGFNYVYRPQPPARRLASDYADLVPQVIRDGGGTIDTAGLFYINNSYGQAIRDSLREFLPQQNVEIVEETAIEFGASNANTQVSKLRSADPDTIIATTYVAGGVLLAQALQDQDYRPPHLTASASATFTDDDAIADIGEFANGVMDNNYALNPTIDKTAEVRSQFTDNYDQEFSASVGMAYTSAEVIIQAVEEAGSDDPDDINEALKNLQYDDHISAMGTIEFDEEGENVNALGPVNQVQDLSVKVVYPDEYAEADPQV